One Phaseolus vulgaris cultivar G19833 chromosome 11, P. vulgaris v2.0, whole genome shotgun sequence genomic window carries:
- the LOC137833299 gene encoding fasciclin-like arabinogalactan protein 12: MVMQHSLFLCVSLVLVVVTTSAQHSPAASPSIPRVAQSPLASPSGMNTVPLVPVSPDAAPSPATPKAATFDIAQILSKAKRFSVLIRLLKTTQLINQLNSQLLTSDSGGLTILSPPDSAFSKLKGGFLNSLNDRQKVELLQFHTLSSFLSISNFDTLTNPVQTQAGDDPKRLQLNITTYGGSHVSMSTGAVNATITGTVYTDKQLAIYEVDKVLLPLDVVLPKPKAPAPKPHADRSGDSNKNMDDDSGVPVEASGGCMNFYSVHVKWMSFVVLMGGAMICM; the protein is encoded by the coding sequence ATGGTGATGCAACATTCTCTCTTCTTGTGTGTCTCACTTGTACTTGTGGTAGTCACCACATCAGCTCAACACTCCCCCGCAGCATCTCCTTCAATCCCAAGAGTAGCACAATCACCATTGGCATCTCCATCGGGAATGAACACTGTTCCATTGGTACCAGTGTCCCCCGATGCTGCCCCATCTCCCGCCACCCCAAAAGCCGCTACCTTTGACATTGCTCAAATACTGAGTAAGGCCAAAAGATTTTCTGTTCTGATTCGGCTTCTGAAGACAACCCAGTTGATCAACCAACTCAACTCTCAACTCCTCACATCAGATTCCGGCGGATTGACCATTTTGTCGCCACCTGACAGTGCCTTTTCAAAGCTGAAAGGAGGGTTCCTGAACTCACTCAACGACAGGCAAAAGGTGGAACTCCTACAGTTTCACACTCTTTCTTCCTtcctctcaatctccaacttcGACACTTTAACCAACCCCGTTCAGACCCAAGCCGGTGATGACCCCAAAAGGCTGCAACTTAACATCACCACTTACGGTGGCAGCCACGTGAGCATGAGCACCGGTGCCGTCAATGCCACCATCACAGGCACCGTGTATACAGACAAGCAGCTTGCTATTTATGAGGTGGACAAGGTGCTTCTTCCACTTGACGTGGTGCTCCCTAAGCCTAAGGCTCCGGCACCGAAGCCACATGCAGACAGAAGTGGTGACAGTAACAAAAATATGGATGATGACAGTGGTGTTCCGGTGGAGGCTTCTGGTGGTTGCATGAATTTCTACAGCGTACATGTAAAGTGGATGTCTTTTGTTGTTCTGATGGGTGGAGCCATGATATGCATGTAG
- the LOC137829761 gene encoding fasciclin-like arabinogalactan protein 12 — translation MMKKQPVLSFPVVLLLSLLYSTTTLAQLSPASAPLKPVQPTPTPPAEAPKQPLVPSLPQSPSDSTPDTAAVDIVGILRQAKSFNILIRLMKTTQLINQLNAQLLTTKSGGITLLAPDDSSFSELKPGFLNSLSDGQKLELLQFHVLSDYVSSSNFDTLTNPVRTLAGSKPGKVELNVISYGGSVNISTGEVNTTITGIVYTDKHLAIFKVGKVLLPMDFFVVAKAPAKAPSLAPESSAKAPKADKEKSMSPDSSESSDINSNNGTSGTVKIGYGKLLSLVPGLVLLIALLS, via the exons ATGATGAAAAAGCAACCTGTATTGTCCTTTCCAGTAGTACTGCTACTTTCACTTTTGTATTCCACCACCACTTTAGCCCAATTATCACCAGCTTCTGCCCCTCTTAAACCAGTTCAACCTACCCCTACCCCACCAGCTGAGGCTCCTAAACAGCCATTGGTTCCCTCACTGCCACAGTCACCAAGTGATTCCACCCCTGACACTGCAGCTGTTGACATTGTTGGAATCCTGAGGCAGGCCAAGTCATTCAACATCCTTATCCGCCTCATGAAAACCACCCAATTGATCAACCAACTCAATGCACAGCTCCTCACTACTAAATCAGGTGGCATCACCCTTCTTGCCCCTGATGACAGTTCCTTCTCTGAACTCAAACCAGGCTTCCTCAACTCTCTTTCTGATGGCCAAAAGCTCGAGCTCTTACAGTTCCATGTTCTTTCAGACTATGTGTCTAGCTCCAACTTTGATACACTTACAAACCCTGTAAGAACATTAGCAGGGTCTAAACCTGGAAAGGTGGAATTGAATGTGATAAGCTACGGAGGGAGTGTGAACATCTCAACGGGTGAGGTTAACACCACCATCACAGGCATTGTATATACAGATAAGCATCTTGCTATTTTCAAGGTGGGGAAG gtt CTTCTTCCTATGGACTTCTTTGTTGTTGCCAAGGCGCCTGCAAAGGCACCTTCTTTGGCCCCAGAATCTTCTGCAAAGGCGCCTAAAGCGGATAAGGAGAAGTCAATGTCTCCAGATTCCTCAGAATCATCTGATATTAATTCCAACAACGGTACCTCTGGCACAGTGAAAATCGGTTATGGAAAGTTGTTGTCCCTTGTCCCAGGACTAGTTCTCCTGATTGCATTGTTATCATAA